A section of the Parasteatoda tepidariorum isolate YZ-2023 chromosome 6, CAS_Ptep_4.0, whole genome shotgun sequence genome encodes:
- the LOC139425861 gene encoding uncharacterized protein — protein MIERRRAFGGKRKGHAEELKKEKIPLLHVTQEDEEDFFRWKVPFQECNLVKCQPDVHKVVKSCEQKDLFVTASKGEVKDQSTKVDFVFSDVELKPSLHRAWLDVNYILREYDIERSLTVPLMTKGIPPNYAGKFDTTVVRCNSCTWW, from the exons gCGACGGGCCTTTGGAGGCAAGCGAAAGGGACATGCTGAAgaactgaagaaggaaaagattCCACTACTTCATGTGACTCAAGAGGACGAGGAGGACTTCTTTCGTTGGAAAGTTCCTTTTCAGGAATGCAATTTGGTGAAATGTCAGCCTGATGTTCACAAGGTGGTGAAGTCGTGTGAACAGAAAGATTTGTTTGTTACCGCCAGTAAAGGTGAAGTAAAGGATCAGTCGACTAAAGTGGACTTTGTTTTCTCTGATGTTGAATTGAAACCATCACTTCATCGTGCCTGGCTGGATGTCAACTACATCTTGAGAGAG TATGACATCGAAAGAAGTCTCACTGTTCCCTTGATGACGAAAGGTATTCCGCCTAATTATGCGGGAAAATTTGATACTACTGTTGTGCGCTGCAACAGCTGTACTTGGTGGTGA